The Polynucleobacter sp. TSB-Sco08W16 genome includes a region encoding these proteins:
- a CDS encoding FMN-binding negative transcriptional regulator — MYLPKHFAVDDPALLAQLIAEYPLATIVGSLEKQLEVNHLPLMLSSDRSKLYGHIARTNPLAKIAASGNTAITAIFNGPQAYVTPAWYPSKKETGKVVPTWNYAVVHAQGNIKLIDDPQWLRNHVAQMTNIHEPTYQSDWKLDDAPEEYVEMMLKAIIGIEIDVQSLLGKFKLSQNRPAEDYDAVVAKLEQSPQEILQAMREYMR, encoded by the coding sequence ATGTACCTACCAAAACACTTTGCAGTTGATGACCCAGCCCTACTGGCACAGCTCATCGCTGAATATCCATTAGCAACTATTGTTGGCAGCTTAGAGAAACAATTAGAAGTCAATCATCTGCCATTGATGCTCAGTAGCGATAGAAGCAAGCTCTATGGCCATATCGCCCGAACTAATCCATTAGCGAAAATTGCTGCCAGCGGCAATACAGCGATAACCGCGATCTTCAATGGTCCACAAGCTTATGTCACACCAGCTTGGTACCCTTCCAAAAAAGAAACTGGCAAAGTCGTGCCTACCTGGAATTATGCTGTCGTACATGCACAAGGCAACATCAAACTCATTGATGATCCGCAGTGGCTCAGAAATCATGTAGCCCAAATGACCAATATTCATGAACCTACATATCAATCAGACTGGAAGCTAGATGACGCTCCAGAAGAATATGTGGAGATGATGCTCAAAGCTATTATTGGAATTGAGATTGATGTTCAAAGTTTGCTTGGCAAGTTCAAGCTTAGCCAAAACCGCCCTGCAGAAGACTATGACGCTGTCGTAGCGAAGCTTGAACAATCGCCGCAAGAGATCTTGCAAGCCATGCGGGAATACATGCGTTAA
- a CDS encoding YbgC/FadM family acyl-CoA thioesterase, translating to MTALSTSSALPFIYVHRVCYSDTDAAGFVYHGRYLEIFERSRAEWLAQYNLSPTKLMNDHNIVMPVRELTMNFYKPGRLDDILYIDQVIEHRGRTQVSVKQNAQRKLPDSEELQVIASATLHIVCVDTTTLKPKAWPDWFFPNQ from the coding sequence ATGACCGCCCTTTCTACATCCAGCGCCTTACCCTTCATTTATGTTCATCGGGTTTGTTACTCCGATACAGATGCTGCTGGCTTCGTATATCACGGCCGTTATCTAGAAATTTTTGAGCGTAGCCGTGCAGAGTGGTTGGCGCAATACAACCTGAGCCCTACCAAGCTGATGAATGACCACAATATTGTGATGCCTGTGCGCGAACTGACGATGAACTTTTATAAGCCAGGTCGCCTTGATGACATTCTCTATATTGACCAAGTCATTGAACACCGTGGTCGCACACAGGTTTCAGTAAAACAAAATGCACAGAGAAAGCTGCCGGATAGCGAAGAATTGCAAGTCATTGCTAGCGCTACTTTGCATATTGTTTGTGTAGACACAACTACTCTGAAACCAAAGGCCTGGCCTGATTGGTTTTTCCCCAATCAGTAA
- the selD gene encoding selenide, water dikinase SelD yields MNTQTTIPELTEPRLTSLSHGGGCGCKIAPSVLSEILKDVPQLPFPKELLIGIETSDDAAVYQINESQAIVATTDFFMPIVDDPFDFGKIAATNAISDIYAMGGTPLFALALVGMPIKVLSNKTIARILEGGAEACRSAGIPIAGGHTIDSVEPIYGLVAIGIVEPKRVKSNASAKPGDVLILGKPLGVGVMSAALKKDLLGPDGYREMISNTTKLNSAGPELAKLTGVHALTDVTGFGLAGHTLELARGSNCTAHIDWSQVPLLSNVQALADDGVITGASDRNWLSYGDEVGIPTDFTLAQRALLTDPQTSGGLLVSCSPDCVKEVLDIFKQHHFLGARVIGQMSKRHGKSLVVS; encoded by the coding sequence ATGAATACACAAACCACCATTCCTGAGTTGACTGAACCGCGCCTCACCTCCCTATCTCATGGTGGCGGATGTGGATGCAAAATTGCTCCAAGCGTACTTTCTGAGATCTTGAAGGATGTTCCGCAGCTACCTTTCCCAAAAGAATTACTAATCGGTATTGAAACATCGGATGATGCCGCCGTATATCAAATCAACGAATCCCAAGCTATCGTAGCTACAACAGATTTCTTCATGCCGATCGTGGATGATCCGTTTGATTTTGGCAAGATCGCCGCAACCAATGCGATTAGCGATATTTATGCGATGGGCGGTACACCATTATTTGCACTCGCCCTAGTTGGCATGCCAATCAAAGTTCTATCCAATAAAACCATTGCACGCATTCTTGAGGGTGGTGCTGAAGCTTGTCGTAGTGCCGGTATTCCGATTGCTGGTGGTCATACGATTGATTCGGTTGAACCCATTTATGGTCTGGTAGCGATTGGCATTGTTGAGCCCAAGCGCGTGAAGAGCAATGCTAGCGCTAAGCCAGGTGATGTTCTGATTTTGGGTAAGCCATTAGGAGTGGGTGTGATGTCAGCTGCCCTGAAAAAAGATCTCCTGGGTCCAGACGGCTATCGAGAAATGATCTCCAACACCACAAAGCTCAATTCTGCAGGGCCTGAATTAGCAAAACTCACTGGCGTGCATGCATTAACTGATGTCACTGGCTTTGGCTTAGCTGGTCACACGCTTGAGTTAGCGCGAGGCTCAAACTGCACAGCGCATATTGACTGGAGCCAAGTCCCCCTACTCTCCAATGTGCAAGCATTAGCAGATGATGGCGTGATTACTGGCGCATCCGATCGCAACTGGTTGAGCTATGGAGATGAAGTGGGTATTCCAACAGACTTTACCTTGGCTCAACGCGCCCTATTGACTGATCCACAAACGAGTGGTGGCTTACTAGTTTCCTGTAGCCCAGATTGTGTGAAAGAAGTTCTGGATATCTTTAAACAACATCACTTCTTAGGCGCCAGAGTCATTGGTCAGATGAGCAAACGACACGGTAAGTCCTTGGTTGTTTCTTAA
- the mmsB gene encoding 3-hydroxyisobutyrate dehydrogenase — MNIGFIGLGNMGLPMAINLLKAGYQVTGFDLVQSQLDAFAKEGGKTVANANDAAKNVDVLISMLPASRHVEGLYLGDSGLLANTYPQTILVDCSTISPKVAQAVASAAQAKGFEMVDAPVSGGTAGAQAGTLTFMVGGQQSAVERIRPLLEKMGKNIFHAGANGAGQTVKVCNNMLLGIQMLGTCEALRLGIANGMDPKILSDIMSKSSGRNWALELYNPCPGVMDNVPSSKDYAGGFGVDLMLKDMGLATENAEALEASVPLGKLAQQLYEAHSKAGYGQLDFSSVFNLK; from the coding sequence ATGAACATCGGATTTATTGGTTTAGGAAATATGGGCCTGCCAATGGCCATTAATTTGCTAAAAGCAGGTTACCAAGTCACGGGATTTGATTTAGTTCAAAGTCAATTAGATGCTTTTGCTAAGGAAGGTGGAAAAACCGTCGCCAATGCAAACGATGCTGCAAAGAATGTGGATGTATTAATCAGCATGCTGCCAGCATCACGACACGTTGAAGGTTTATATTTAGGTGACTCTGGCCTATTGGCCAATACCTATCCTCAGACCATCCTGGTCGATTGCTCAACGATTTCACCAAAGGTGGCCCAAGCGGTTGCCAGTGCAGCACAAGCTAAGGGCTTTGAGATGGTCGATGCACCTGTCTCGGGTGGTACTGCAGGTGCTCAAGCCGGAACGCTAACCTTTATGGTCGGTGGTCAGCAGTCTGCCGTAGAGCGGATTCGTCCCCTCCTAGAAAAGATGGGTAAGAATATTTTCCATGCGGGCGCTAATGGTGCTGGCCAGACTGTGAAGGTTTGTAACAATATGCTCTTGGGTATTCAGATGCTGGGCACCTGTGAGGCACTGCGTCTGGGTATTGCAAATGGTATGGACCCAAAAATTCTTTCGGACATAATGTCTAAGAGTTCCGGGCGCAATTGGGCTTTGGAGCTATATAACCCCTGTCCTGGCGTCATGGATAACGTGCCTTCATCTAAGGATTATGCAGGCGGTTTCGGTGTAGATCTCATGCTCAAGGATATGGGCTTGGCGACAGAAAATGCGGAGGCCTTAGAAGCTAGTGTTCCGCTAGGTAAATTGGCGCAGCAACTCTACGAAGCACATAGCAAAGCAGGTTATGGTCAGCTTGATTTCTCAAGCGTATTTAATCTGAAGTAG
- the modA gene encoding molybdate ABC transporter substrate-binding protein — protein MILRLSAIFTSLLCSASLVFAQSATVAVAANMKDAFSEIAIAFKANGKQGMRVVYGSSGNFATQIMNGAPFNLFIAADEYFPLELYKHGKTIDEGVVYATGKLVLIVKTSSGIVLADNKADIAKVIAKANKVVIAKPELAPYGKAAVEYLKAEGWWDLAKDKLVYGDNIGVATTYVVTGAADVGFTAFSLAKSPEVAKETSFLLIDSKLYEPIKQRMVLIKGAPQEAVDLYQFMQGAQAKSILRKYGYSTP, from the coding sequence ATGATATTGCGCCTTTCCGCTATTTTCACATCATTGCTTTGTAGCGCAAGCTTGGTATTCGCTCAGAGCGCAACAGTTGCCGTTGCTGCCAATATGAAAGATGCTTTCTCTGAAATTGCGATTGCTTTTAAGGCTAATGGCAAGCAGGGCATGAGGGTAGTTTATGGATCTTCCGGAAACTTCGCCACTCAGATTATGAATGGTGCGCCATTTAATCTCTTCATAGCTGCTGATGAGTACTTTCCTCTTGAGCTTTATAAGCATGGTAAGACGATAGATGAAGGTGTGGTGTATGCAACTGGTAAGTTAGTCCTCATCGTTAAAACATCATCCGGAATTGTCTTGGCGGATAACAAAGCGGATATCGCTAAGGTTATAGCTAAAGCTAATAAAGTAGTTATTGCCAAGCCTGAGTTAGCGCCCTATGGCAAAGCAGCTGTTGAATATCTCAAGGCAGAAGGCTGGTGGGATCTTGCTAAAGACAAGTTAGTCTACGGAGACAACATTGGTGTCGCAACAACCTATGTTGTTACTGGTGCTGCCGATGTTGGGTTTACTGCTTTTTCTTTGGCCAAGTCACCAGAGGTCGCAAAAGAAACCAGCTTCTTATTGATAGATAGCAAGCTCTATGAGCCCATCAAGCAGCGCATGGTTTTAATCAAGGGTGCCCCTCAGGAGGCAGTCGATTTATACCAATTTATGCAAGGCGCTCAGGCTAAATCCATATTACGCAAGTACGGCTACAGCACGCCTTAA
- a CDS encoding cupin, with product MKKDEFLQTLKAAGYPEPVEVSQVPDGHIGDHQHPFAVQALVVEGSIELLIDGTAKQYEVGDVFQLGYEQVHTETYGPKGVRYLASRKS from the coding sequence ATGAAGAAAGATGAGTTTCTGCAGACGCTAAAAGCAGCAGGATATCCAGAGCCTGTCGAAGTGAGTCAAGTGCCTGACGGTCACATAGGCGATCATCAGCATCCATTTGCAGTGCAAGCGCTAGTAGTAGAGGGCAGCATTGAATTGCTTATTGACGGCACAGCTAAGCAATATGAAGTGGGAGATGTATTCCAGCTGGGCTATGAGCAAGTGCATACTGAGACCTACGGGCCCAAAGGCGTTAGATATCTAGCATCTAGAAAATCCTAG
- a CDS encoding TlpA disulfide reductase family protein, which translates to MNVQAQWRPAAQVGPTQSPPLVLNNLSGKAIDIVSYRGKVVVVNFWASWCEPCREEFEELMQLQENYRSKGLVVLAVNLAEMKPRIAQFLKGNGLPENGIEILMDRNSITYKSWKARGIPTTFLIGKTGKIEGVWFGAIENVDSDEVKGKVEALLRQ; encoded by the coding sequence ATGAATGTCCAAGCACAATGGCGTCCAGCTGCACAAGTAGGCCCAACCCAATCTCCCCCCTTAGTCCTAAACAACTTATCGGGCAAAGCGATTGATATTGTCAGCTATAGAGGCAAAGTAGTAGTTGTGAATTTCTGGGCTAGCTGGTGTGAGCCATGCCGCGAAGAGTTTGAAGAGTTAATGCAACTACAAGAAAACTATCGATCTAAAGGGCTGGTGGTTCTCGCTGTGAATTTAGCGGAAATGAAACCTCGGATCGCACAGTTCCTCAAGGGCAATGGACTACCTGAGAATGGCATTGAGATCTTGATGGATCGCAATAGCATCACTTACAAGTCTTGGAAAGCGCGCGGTATTCCAACTACCTTTCTCATTGGCAAAACGGGCAAGATTGAGGGAGTCTGGTTTGGAGCTATTGAAAATGTCGATAGCGATGAAGTTAAAGGTAAAGTAGAAGCACTTTTACGCCAATAA
- a CDS encoding carbohydrate porin: MFSHTKKQVLTYRKGICRFGINVELSILKTLLLPLFMLGVCSTAYAESPVSDTPIILAVAPVSDTPYADGPHADGGDTEQWSIHGQTTYINQFKNNFNSPYYGAKSLLNKTDGDISKSYTFSATAFLGARLWEGAEAYINPEMFEGTPFSGLSGLGGFSNGELQKGTAIPPIYYMARMFLRQTFGLGGGQEHIEGVANQLAGNVDKRRLVVSYGTFSALDFFDANTYSHDPRTQFLNWSLMASGAYDYAANSRGYTYGFVGEYYHDEEWVMRLARLAMPKTPNSLALDYDLTQQYGNTAELTHLHTINGQPGKARVLVFQNRGIMSTYNNAIAFGEQTNTTPDILNTRYGYQTKWGYALNGEQALTENIGAFARWSWNNGQTETQAFTDISNSLSGGLSIKGTSWGRPQDTVGIGAALNGISSQQIAYLQQGGATMFIGDGRLNYKKEQIFETFYSWNVYKSLSLSADYQRIANPAYNADRGPVNFFGLRAHIEM; the protein is encoded by the coding sequence ATGTTCTCACATACAAAAAAACAGGTTTTGACCTATCGCAAAGGAATTTGCAGATTTGGCATTAATGTTGAATTAAGTATTCTCAAGACCCTGCTTTTGCCCCTATTTATGTTGGGGGTATGTTCCACTGCATATGCTGAATCCCCAGTGAGTGATACGCCGATCATCTTGGCTGTCGCCCCTGTAAGCGATACACCTTATGCAGATGGACCCCATGCTGATGGAGGCGACACCGAACAGTGGAGTATTCATGGGCAAACTACCTACATCAATCAATTTAAAAATAACTTCAACTCCCCCTACTACGGAGCCAAAAGTCTTTTAAATAAAACTGATGGTGATATCAGTAAGAGCTATACCTTCTCTGCAACTGCATTTTTAGGGGCTAGATTATGGGAAGGCGCTGAAGCTTATATCAACCCAGAAATGTTTGAAGGAACCCCCTTCTCCGGTCTGAGCGGCTTAGGCGGCTTTAGTAATGGTGAACTACAAAAAGGCACTGCCATTCCACCAATCTATTACATGGCTAGAATGTTTTTGCGCCAAACGTTTGGCCTAGGTGGTGGACAAGAACATATTGAAGGTGTTGCCAATCAATTGGCTGGCAACGTAGATAAACGTCGCCTAGTAGTGAGTTACGGAACTTTCTCAGCACTCGATTTCTTTGATGCCAATACTTATAGCCATGATCCCCGCACCCAGTTTTTAAACTGGTCCCTGATGGCCAGCGGTGCTTACGACTACGCTGCAAACTCACGCGGCTATACCTATGGTTTTGTGGGTGAGTACTACCATGATGAAGAATGGGTCATGCGTCTTGCGCGCTTGGCAATGCCTAAGACACCAAACTCATTAGCGCTAGATTACGACCTGACACAGCAATATGGCAACACTGCCGAGCTTACTCACCTACACACCATTAATGGGCAACCTGGCAAAGCAAGAGTCTTGGTCTTTCAGAATCGCGGAATTATGTCGACATACAACAATGCAATTGCTTTTGGAGAGCAAACAAATACAACGCCAGACATCCTTAATACAAGATATGGTTATCAAACCAAATGGGGTTACGCCTTAAATGGCGAACAAGCGCTCACCGAAAATATTGGCGCATTTGCAAGGTGGAGTTGGAATAATGGCCAAACTGAAACACAAGCATTTACTGACATCAGCAATTCTTTATCTGGCGGCTTATCTATCAAAGGAACAAGCTGGGGTAGACCTCAAGATACTGTCGGAATTGGTGCGGCATTAAATGGTATCTCCTCCCAACAAATTGCCTATCTTCAACAAGGTGGCGCGACTATGTTTATTGGTGATGGCAGGCTTAATTACAAGAAAGAACAAATATTTGAGACCTTTTATAGCTGGAATGTCTATAAAAGCCTGTCGCTCTCAGCAGATTACCAGCGCATAGCCAATCCTGCATATAACGCAGATCGTGGACCAGTCAATTTCTTTGGTTTACGAGCCCATATTGAGATGTAA
- a CDS encoding DEAD/DEAH box helicase: MLFTDLGLSEPILRAIAEEGYTSPTPIQAKSIPAVLKGGDLLAAAQTGTGKTAGFTLPILQRLSTTPKAGGKRVLRVLILTPTRELAAQVQESVVTYGKYTGLKSTVIFGGVGANPQIKAIAGGLDILVATPGRLLDLMSQNCVSLNDIEILVLDEADRMLDMGFLRDIKKILAALPKKRQNLLFSATFSTEIKQLADDLLNSPELIEVARSNSTNEAIAQLIHPVDRTKKHPLLAHLIKANDWKQVLVFTRTKHGANKLVTQLEKDGITSMAIHGNKSQSARTKALADFKAGKLTALVATDIAARGIDIDQLPHVVNYDLPNVSEDYVHRIGRTGRAGSNGVAVSLVCVDEHQMLRDIEKLIKQKLPQEVIAGFEPDPNAVAQPIQLRSQQHQQSRKPRPSGASGGGAPAKKTPAKRSSPPKRSFNR; this comes from the coding sequence ATGTTATTTACAGATCTTGGTTTATCAGAACCCATTCTTCGCGCTATTGCTGAAGAAGGCTACACCAGCCCCACCCCCATTCAAGCAAAATCGATTCCTGCCGTTTTAAAAGGCGGGGATCTTTTAGCAGCAGCGCAAACTGGTACTGGCAAAACTGCTGGTTTTACCTTGCCAATTCTGCAGCGCCTGAGCACAACTCCCAAAGCTGGTGGCAAAAGAGTGTTGCGTGTATTGATTTTGACTCCTACTCGCGAATTGGCTGCTCAAGTTCAAGAGTCTGTTGTGACTTACGGCAAATACACTGGCTTAAAGTCAACCGTCATCTTTGGTGGCGTTGGTGCCAATCCACAGATCAAGGCAATTGCTGGTGGCCTAGATATTTTGGTTGCAACACCAGGTCGCTTGCTAGATTTAATGTCACAAAATTGTGTATCACTCAACGATATTGAAATTCTCGTATTGGATGAAGCCGATCGCATGTTGGATATGGGATTCTTACGCGATATTAAAAAGATTTTGGCGGCACTGCCTAAGAAACGTCAGAACCTTTTGTTCTCTGCAACCTTCTCTACGGAGATCAAGCAGCTGGCAGATGACTTATTAAACTCCCCTGAACTCATTGAAGTAGCCCGCAGCAATAGTACTAACGAAGCCATTGCGCAGCTCATTCACCCGGTAGATAGAACCAAGAAGCATCCTTTATTAGCGCACCTCATCAAGGCCAATGACTGGAAGCAAGTACTGGTCTTTACCCGTACTAAGCATGGTGCCAATAAGCTCGTGACGCAGTTAGAAAAAGATGGCATCACCAGTATGGCGATTCACGGCAATAAAAGCCAAAGCGCACGCACCAAAGCCTTAGCTGACTTCAAAGCAGGCAAACTCACCGCTTTAGTGGCAACCGATATCGCCGCACGAGGAATTGATATTGACCAACTGCCCCATGTAGTGAACTATGACCTACCAAATGTGTCTGAAGATTATGTTCACCGTATTGGTCGTACAGGTCGCGCCGGCTCGAATGGTGTTGCCGTCTCTTTAGTCTGCGTTGATGAACATCAAATGCTCAGAGATATCGAAAAACTCATTAAGCAAAAACTGCCACAAGAGGTCATTGCTGGATTTGAACCAGATCCCAATGCAGTTGCTCAGCCGATTCAATTGCGTAGTCAGCAACACCAGCAATCTAGAAAGCCCCGGCCTAGTGGAGCTAGCGGTGGTGGTGCTCCAGCCAAAAAAACACCCGCCAAGCGCAGTAGCCCACCCAAGAGAAGCTTTAATCGTTAA
- a CDS encoding transglutaminase family protein: MTTSRRSAMKTIAGALALPAYNPISAVFAQSAPNWTTYEIVTEVNLESPNGVAQSWIPLPLVLDTNYFRTLAIRPEASDPKAVNQVYVTPDKQARMLWTKWDASATSHSVKVSILVSTCNRNLEIASPNPALKLSKEEQRFWTRGTKYLPIDGIVKTKSQEALANVPANATDIEKAKAIYNWVVDNTHRDPKTRGCGQGDVKLMLETNNLGGKCADINAVFVALARSAGIPARDVYGIRIADSVRGYKSLGKSGDITKAQHCRAEFYASGYGWFPVDPADVRKVILEETGSLAVNDPKVLAIRDYLFGNWEMNWMAYNYDHDIALPGSKLGSKGDIPFLMYPQAENTEGRFDSLDPDNFKYKITSRRIG, translated from the coding sequence ATGACTACGTCACGCCGCTCCGCTATGAAAACCATTGCTGGCGCTTTAGCGCTGCCAGCCTATAATCCTATCTCCGCTGTATTTGCACAGTCTGCACCCAACTGGACTACTTATGAGATCGTGACGGAGGTCAATTTAGAGTCGCCCAATGGTGTTGCGCAAAGTTGGATCCCATTGCCATTAGTTTTAGATACGAATTATTTCCGTACTTTGGCTATCCGACCAGAAGCAAGCGATCCGAAAGCGGTCAATCAGGTTTATGTAACACCAGATAAACAAGCTCGTATGCTTTGGACCAAATGGGATGCATCAGCAACAAGTCATAGCGTTAAAGTGTCGATCTTAGTTAGCACATGTAATCGCAACTTAGAGATTGCCTCTCCTAATCCGGCATTAAAACTCTCTAAAGAAGAACAACGCTTTTGGACTCGTGGCACTAAGTACCTGCCGATTGATGGCATTGTGAAAACGAAGTCTCAAGAAGCGCTCGCTAATGTTCCTGCTAACGCTACTGATATTGAAAAAGCAAAAGCAATTTACAACTGGGTGGTTGATAACACTCATCGTGATCCAAAAACACGTGGTTGCGGCCAAGGTGATGTAAAACTCATGCTCGAAACCAATAATCTAGGTGGTAAATGCGCGGATATCAATGCTGTATTTGTGGCATTGGCGCGTTCAGCGGGGATCCCTGCTCGCGATGTATACGGTATCCGCATTGCTGACTCTGTTCGTGGCTATAAGAGCCTTGGCAAATCTGGTGATATTACTAAAGCACAGCATTGCCGTGCCGAGTTCTATGCCTCTGGCTATGGCTGGTTTCCAGTAGATCCTGCTGATGTGCGCAAAGTAATCCTTGAGGAAACTGGGAGTCTTGCAGTAAACGATCCCAAGGTGCTCGCGATTCGGGATTACCTCTTTGGTAATTGGGAAATGAACTGGATGGCATACAACTATGATCATGACATTGCTCTACCTGGATCCAAGCTTGGGAGCAAAGGTGACATTCCTTTCTTAATGTACCCGCAAGCAGAAAATACTGAAGGTCGTTTTGATTCGCTAGACCCAGATAACTTTAAATACAAAATTACTAGCCGTCGCATTGGCTAA
- a CDS encoding substrate-binding domain-containing protein, which produces MQLITRTKGHGSKLTEFGIFLCKFIDEMQAGHLKYGSSYQDALLKEINKIQKSENTRWNFLSSSDSIIQRAVTEVKGFNLKTAGSGESLERLLNNDAHLAGYHVSDQKSSQVIHQRLSKNGIQIYPVMKRTQGLIVKKGNPLNIRSIEDLLNRKIHFINRQIGSGTRLLLDNLLLEENLDPLEINGYLQEEFTHSAVANAILAGKADVGLGVKNIALENGLGFIPLKDEIFFIAMHKEMVSQPESSKLIRKIRSYSANTPGYKAISLNRQVKGWL; this is translated from the coding sequence ATGCAACTCATTACTCGGACCAAGGGACATGGGTCCAAGTTAACTGAATTCGGAATATTTCTTTGTAAATTTATTGATGAGATGCAAGCGGGACACCTTAAATATGGAAGCTCCTATCAAGACGCTTTATTAAAAGAGATTAATAAAATTCAAAAATCGGAAAACACGCGATGGAATTTTCTTTCAAGTAGCGATTCGATTATTCAAAGAGCTGTTACAGAGGTTAAGGGCTTCAATTTGAAAACTGCTGGGTCTGGAGAATCTTTGGAGAGACTTCTCAACAACGACGCACATCTTGCTGGGTACCATGTATCAGATCAGAAAAGTTCCCAAGTCATTCATCAGCGCCTATCTAAGAACGGCATTCAAATCTATCCAGTGATGAAGCGCACACAAGGCTTAATCGTAAAAAAGGGGAACCCTCTCAACATTCGATCAATTGAGGATTTGCTTAATCGAAAGATCCACTTTATTAATCGTCAAATTGGTTCTGGTACAAGACTTCTGCTTGATAATTTATTGCTGGAGGAGAACCTTGATCCTCTTGAGATCAATGGCTATTTACAAGAGGAGTTTACTCATTCAGCAGTTGCCAATGCAATTCTTGCTGGGAAGGCAGATGTAGGTCTGGGGGTTAAAAATATTGCCCTGGAGAATGGCTTGGGTTTCATTCCTTTGAAGGATGAAATCTTTTTCATTGCGATGCATAAGGAGATGGTATCTCAGCCAGAATCGTCTAAATTGATTCGAAAGATACGTAGTTATTCTGCAAATACGCCGGGCTATAAAGCAATAAGCCTTAATCGGCAAGTTAAGGGCTGGCTCTAA
- a CDS encoding GNAT family N-acetyltransferase, giving the protein MNSLEIFIKPWTQASQEAFRIRKAVFIDEQGVPEEMELDEFDAAAHHVLALLGSQCVGTARLVDSGLQSFQIGRMAVLASFRGQGIGLEILKALIDRAKSLGSSTLTLHAQVSAIPFYEKLGFLAQGPMYEEAGIPHRNMMLILPKSI; this is encoded by the coding sequence TTGAATTCCCTAGAAATCTTCATCAAACCTTGGACTCAAGCCTCCCAAGAGGCTTTTCGCATTCGCAAAGCAGTATTTATTGACGAGCAAGGGGTACCTGAAGAAATGGAGCTAGACGAGTTTGATGCTGCGGCACACCATGTGCTCGCCCTCCTAGGAAGCCAGTGCGTAGGGACTGCCAGGCTAGTGGATTCGGGACTGCAGTCTTTCCAAATTGGCCGCATGGCGGTATTGGCTAGTTTCCGAGGGCAAGGCATTGGCTTGGAGATCTTAAAAGCCTTGATTGATCGAGCAAAGTCTCTAGGTTCGAGCACCCTTACCTTGCACGCCCAAGTATCTGCCATCCCCTTTTATGAAAAGCTAGGCTTTCTTGCTCAGGGGCCTATGTATGAAGAAGCAGGTATCCCCCATCGTAATATGATGCTCATATTGCCTAAATCAATTTAA
- a CDS encoding substrate-binding domain-containing protein translates to MRKIIHKLIFCAFISVAISTPLAFAQEKSIVVSSTTSTEQSGLFEYILPIFKMKTGITVKVVAVGTGQALDIGRRGDADVVFVHDKPAEEIFVQEGYSTKRNEVMYNDFVLVGPKSDAAKVGGGKDIQVALQKISAAQTPFVSRGDKSGTHAAELRYWKGAGITVSPSQTWYKETGSGMGPALNTASAMNAYILTDRATWLSFKNRGDLAILVQGDPKLFNQYGVMLVNPAKFPSVKKAEGQAFIDWLISKNGQDVIASYQIGGEQLFFPNAKR, encoded by the coding sequence ATGAGAAAAATTATTCATAAACTCATTTTCTGCGCATTTATTTCTGTAGCCATTAGCACCCCCTTAGCTTTTGCCCAAGAAAAAAGTATTGTGGTGTCCTCCACTACATCTACCGAACAATCTGGCTTGTTTGAATACATTCTCCCTATCTTTAAGATGAAAACTGGAATTACCGTCAAAGTAGTTGCAGTTGGCACAGGTCAAGCGCTGGACATTGGCCGCCGTGGTGATGCAGATGTGGTGTTTGTCCATGACAAACCTGCTGAGGAGATCTTTGTTCAAGAGGGCTACTCCACCAAACGCAATGAAGTGATGTATAACGACTTCGTCTTGGTAGGACCAAAGTCTGACGCAGCCAAAGTAGGCGGTGGCAAAGATATTCAAGTAGCACTGCAAAAGATTTCAGCAGCACAAACTCCTTTTGTATCCCGTGGCGATAAGAGCGGCACTCATGCAGCTGAATTACGCTATTGGAAAGGGGCTGGTATCACTGTTTCACCAAGCCAGACTTGGTACAAAGAGACAGGTTCAGGAATGGGTCCCGCCCTGAATACCGCTTCCGCCATGAATGCCTACATCCTGACTGATAGAGCTACTTGGCTTAGCTTTAAAAATCGTGGCGATCTTGCAATCTTGGTTCAAGGTGATCCGAAACTCTTTAATCAATATGGCGTGATGCTAGTAAATCCTGCCAAGTTCCCATCTGTGAAAAAAGCCGAAGGCCAAGCCTTTATTGATTGGCTGATTTCCAAGAATGGTCAGGATGTCATTGCCAGCTACCAAATTGGTGGCGAACAACTTTTCTTTCCTAATGCCAAGAGGTAA